From Pseudofrankia saprophytica, a single genomic window includes:
- a CDS encoding siderophore-interacting protein, whose amino-acid sequence MGVERLAPWLLSVSLGGDALAGFAVEAPTAHIKVLIPPPGEALVLPTPGSDGLVWPADAPRPVLRTYTPRRFDPATGTLEVQFALHGPGPAASWAEGAKAGDRVAVAGPGGRFQLDPGAERWWIAGDESAVPAVATLLEALAPTAQVEVHLEIAADADVIPLPGPARTSVTWHQRRDATAYGAELVEAAASSAFTAGTHAWAACETGAVRTIRRHLLTEKGVPASALTTRGYWRLGTTNHPDHDYGDDG is encoded by the coding sequence GTGGGCGTCGAGCGCCTGGCGCCGTGGCTCCTGTCGGTGTCGCTCGGTGGCGACGCCCTGGCGGGGTTCGCGGTCGAGGCGCCCACCGCGCACATCAAGGTGCTCATCCCGCCGCCTGGTGAGGCCCTGGTGCTGCCCACTCCCGGGTCGGACGGGCTCGTCTGGCCGGCGGACGCTCCGCGACCGGTGCTGCGCACCTACACTCCGCGCCGGTTCGACCCGGCCACCGGCACGCTCGAGGTGCAGTTCGCCCTGCACGGCCCCGGGCCCGCCGCGTCCTGGGCCGAGGGGGCCAAGGCGGGCGACCGGGTGGCCGTCGCCGGCCCAGGCGGGCGGTTCCAGCTCGACCCGGGAGCGGAGCGCTGGTGGATCGCCGGCGACGAGAGCGCGGTTCCGGCGGTCGCGACCCTGCTGGAGGCGCTTGCGCCCACGGCCCAGGTCGAGGTGCATCTCGAGATAGCGGCCGACGCCGACGTGATCCCGTTGCCAGGCCCGGCGCGGACGTCCGTCACCTGGCACCAGCGGCGGGACGCGACGGCATACGGCGCCGAACTGGTCGAGGCCGCGGCCAGCTCCGCCTTCACCGCGGGCACCCATGCCTGGGCCGCCTGCGAGACGGGAGCCGTCCGCACCATCCGCCGGCACCTACTGACCGAGAAGGGCGTCCCAGCCAGCGCCCTGACGACCCGCGGCTACTGGCGGCTCGGAACCACGAACCATCCCGACCACGACTACGGGGACGACGGCTGA
- a CDS encoding DUF4232 domain-containing protein, whose translation MRQVPFVPRHRWVAGLALATVAGLSACDSPASSAGGNTGGNAPPAGGQTGTAAASTAPSPSPTSAVGRCGTADLAAALSAPPPAGTSQSTVHVTFRNRSSARCSLYGYPGVELREAGGDVWDLVRSPLVARTLIVLAPGDRAHATLTYLPTSPSDGTGNPAFTPATVALTPPDERTQLVVPWKGGPLVRQDGATHPGTYVSALEPGA comes from the coding sequence GTGCGCCAGGTGCCGTTCGTGCCGCGTCACCGATGGGTGGCGGGCCTGGCGCTCGCGACCGTCGCCGGGCTGTCGGCGTGTGACAGCCCCGCCAGCTCCGCCGGCGGCAACACCGGCGGCAACGCCCCGCCGGCCGGCGGGCAGACCGGGACGGCGGCGGCGTCCACGGCGCCCAGCCCGAGCCCGACGTCCGCCGTCGGCCGGTGCGGGACGGCGGATCTCGCCGCCGCCCTCTCCGCGCCCCCGCCCGCGGGGACGTCGCAGAGCACCGTGCACGTGACGTTTCGGAACCGTTCCTCGGCCCGGTGCAGCCTGTACGGATATCCCGGCGTTGAGCTCAGGGAGGCGGGCGGCGACGTCTGGGATCTCGTGCGGTCGCCGCTGGTCGCCCGCACACTGATCGTCCTGGCTCCCGGTGACCGGGCGCACGCGACGCTTACCTATCTGCCGACGAGCCCCTCCGACGGCACCGGCAATCCTGCCTTCACCCCCGCCACCGTCGCGTTGACGCCGCCCGACGAGCGGACCCAGCTCGTGGTCCCGTGGAAGGGCGGGCCGCTCGTGCGGCAGGACGGCGCGACCCATCCCGGCACCTACGTCTCGGCGCTGGAACCCGGCGCCTGA
- a CDS encoding phosphoribosyltransferase has translation MTDEREVLDWQTFGVASRELAQLVADDGFRPDLILSIARGGLFVAGALGYALSVKNLHVMNVEFYNGVGATLNMPVMLPPVPSTVDFSAKKVLIADDVADSGKTLVLVRDFIQHQVAEVRSAVVYEKPRSLVKCEYVWRRTDRWINFPWSTQPPIVGP, from the coding sequence ATGACGGACGAGCGTGAGGTTCTGGACTGGCAGACCTTCGGTGTCGCCTCCAGGGAACTGGCCCAGCTGGTCGCCGACGACGGGTTCCGGCCGGATCTGATCCTGTCGATCGCGCGCGGCGGCCTGTTCGTCGCGGGGGCGCTCGGCTACGCGCTGTCGGTGAAGAACCTGCACGTGATGAACGTCGAGTTCTACAACGGCGTCGGCGCCACCCTGAACATGCCGGTGATGCTGCCGCCGGTGCCGAGCACGGTCGACTTCTCCGCCAAGAAGGTGCTGATCGCCGACGACGTGGCGGACAGCGGCAAGACGCTCGTGCTGGTGCGGGACTTCATTCAGCACCAGGTGGCGGAGGTGCGGTCGGCGGTGGTCTACGAGAAGCCCCGTTCGCTGGTCAAGTGCGAGTACGTATGGCGGCGCACCGACCGGTGGATCAACTTCCCGTGGAGCACCCAACCCCCGATCGTGGGTCCCTGA
- a CDS encoding LLM class flavin-dependent oxidoreductase, with amino-acid sequence MSQTPMHGEESTAQVAQVAQVAQAEPVLSLGLPPSVRVVEYARLAERLGYHRLWLFDSPALYGDLWIALGRVAEATERIGLGTGVAVPSLRHPMVTAAAIATVEELAPGRLTCAFGTGFTARVALGRPAMRWADLARYVRQVRALLAGEVTEIDGAPAQMLHPPGWGPPRPLATPLWAAPMGPKGFATARDLGVDGVIFPGVPDVPLTDWKSRALLAHGTVLRPGEDHTSPRLVEAVGPWFATSFHGVWELYPDVLDSLPGGPEWRAAMEASRPADQRHLAVHEGHVVTLTEADRAGIAAAGPAILGTGWTGDAASIRARAREAGAAGVTEVVYTPSGPDVPAEIEAFAAAART; translated from the coding sequence ATGTCCCAGACACCGATGCACGGCGAGGAGTCGACGGCGCAGGTGGCGCAGGTGGCGCAGGTGGCGCAGGCCGAGCCGGTTCTGTCGCTCGGGCTTCCGCCGAGCGTCCGGGTCGTCGAGTACGCCCGGCTGGCCGAGCGGCTCGGTTACCACCGGCTGTGGCTGTTCGACTCGCCCGCGCTGTATGGCGATCTGTGGATCGCGCTCGGCCGGGTCGCCGAGGCGACCGAACGCATCGGGCTCGGAACCGGGGTGGCGGTGCCCAGCCTGCGCCATCCGATGGTCACCGCGGCCGCCATCGCCACGGTGGAGGAGCTCGCGCCCGGGCGTCTCACCTGCGCGTTCGGGACCGGCTTCACCGCCCGGGTGGCGCTGGGCCGCCCCGCGATGAGGTGGGCGGACCTCGCTCGTTACGTCCGCCAGGTGCGTGCGCTGCTCGCCGGCGAGGTCACCGAGATCGACGGAGCGCCGGCGCAGATGCTGCACCCTCCCGGCTGGGGGCCGCCCCGCCCGCTGGCCACACCGCTGTGGGCCGCGCCGATGGGCCCCAAGGGGTTCGCGACCGCGCGGGACCTCGGCGTCGACGGCGTCATCTTCCCCGGCGTTCCCGACGTACCGCTCACCGACTGGAAGTCGCGGGCGCTGCTCGCGCACGGAACCGTCCTGCGCCCCGGCGAGGACCACACCAGCCCTCGGCTCGTCGAGGCCGTCGGGCCGTGGTTCGCGACCAGCTTCCACGGCGTCTGGGAGCTCTACCCGGACGTCCTCGACAGCCTCCCCGGCGGTCCGGAGTGGCGGGCCGCGATGGAGGCCAGCCGGCCGGCTGACCAGCGCCACCTCGCGGTGCACGAGGGGCACGTCGTCACCCTCACCGAGGCCGATCGTGCCGGCATAGCCGCCGCCGGCCCGGCCATCCTGGGCACCGGCTGGACCGGCGACGCCGCCTCGATCCGAGCCCGGGCGCGCGAGGCGGGCGCCGCGGGTGTCACCGAGGTGGTCTACACGCCGTCCGGCCCCGACGTCCCTGCCGAGATCGAGGCGTTCGCCGCCGCCGCCCGGACCTGA
- a CDS encoding ABC transporter ATP-binding protein, producing MSAIVETRGLTREFFVRDGRRRRRLTAVDDLTVRIEPGEAVGYIGANGAGKSTTIKMLTGILVPTSGTVTTCGLRPVKDRRRLARQVGVVFGQRSQLWWDLPVRESFRILAAIHALPAATERARTDELVERLELADFLTTPVRQLSLGQRMRAEVAAALLHAPRLVILDEPTIGLDVLSKQRLREFLVAERRTHGTTLLLTTHDMGDVARLCDRVLVIDHGRLAYDGDLAGLGRTTGAERVLVVDLSGPSPDLTGIPAARHVSSEAHGLRQRLAFDAEVTTAARVFAAIAERVEVLDFTVEEPDIEDVVRRIYAARR from the coding sequence ATGAGCGCGATCGTCGAGACCAGGGGGCTGACCAGGGAGTTCTTCGTCCGTGACGGGCGGCGCCGACGGCGGCTGACCGCCGTCGACGACCTGACCGTGCGCATCGAACCCGGCGAGGCCGTCGGCTACATCGGCGCCAACGGGGCCGGCAAGTCCACCACGATCAAGATGCTGACCGGCATCCTCGTGCCCACGAGCGGCACGGTGACCACCTGCGGCCTGCGTCCGGTCAAGGACCGGCGCCGGCTCGCCCGCCAGGTCGGCGTCGTGTTCGGGCAGCGCTCCCAGCTGTGGTGGGACCTGCCCGTCCGTGAGTCCTTCCGGATCCTCGCGGCCATTCACGCGTTGCCCGCCGCCACCGAGCGTGCCCGCACCGACGAACTGGTGGAGCGGCTCGAGCTGGCCGACTTCCTCACCACCCCGGTCCGGCAGCTGTCGCTGGGCCAACGGATGCGCGCCGAGGTCGCCGCCGCGCTGCTGCACGCCCCGCGCCTGGTGATCCTCGACGAGCCCACCATCGGCCTCGACGTTCTGTCCAAGCAGCGCCTGCGGGAGTTCCTTGTCGCCGAGCGCCGTACCCACGGCACGACGTTGCTGCTGACCACGCACGACATGGGCGACGTCGCGCGCCTGTGCGACCGGGTGCTCGTCATCGACCATGGCCGGCTCGCCTACGACGGCGACCTGGCCGGGCTCGGGCGGACGACCGGCGCCGAGCGGGTGCTCGTCGTCGACCTCAGCGGGCCGTCCCCGGACCTGACCGGGATCCCCGCGGCCCGGCACGTGTCGAGCGAGGCGCACGGCCTGCGCCAGCGGCTCGCCTTCGACGCGGAGGTGACCACCGCCGCCCGCGTGTTCGCGGCCATCGCCGAGCGGGTCGAGGTCCTCGACTTCACCGTCGAGGAGCCCGACATCGAGGACGTCGTCCGCCGGATCTACGCCGCCCGCCGCTGA
- a CDS encoding ABC transporter permease, with the protein MAEGLAPRARLRPYRAVLASRARSQTSYRANFALDLISSFLAALVELAEVWVLFHAVTRLGGLEFHQILLVFGLADLAFSLADLAVGHCDNLPAYVRAGTLDVFYLRPQPLLLQLVTSDITLRRLARAAVGLVAVIAGLAVNDIAWDVGAVALLTVAFVSGCATFAAMFVWAGALQFFLIDGAEMTNAFVYGGRYAATQPASVWSRPLKVVFGFVFPMAFTGFLPTLRLLDLPAPAWLPSWLGWCGPLAALWAWAMALLCWRWGVRHYRGGGG; encoded by the coding sequence ATGGCTGAGGGGCTTGCGCCGCGGGCCCGGCTGCGGCCCTACCGGGCGGTGCTCGCCTCCCGGGCCAGGTCCCAGACCTCCTACCGGGCGAACTTCGCCCTCGACCTGATCAGCTCGTTCCTGGCCGCCCTCGTCGAGCTGGCCGAGGTCTGGGTGCTGTTCCACGCCGTCACCCGGCTCGGTGGGCTGGAGTTCCACCAGATCCTGCTGGTGTTTGGTCTTGCCGACCTGGCCTTCTCGCTCGCCGACCTCGCCGTCGGGCACTGCGACAACCTGCCCGCCTACGTGCGCGCCGGCACCCTCGACGTGTTCTACCTGCGGCCGCAGCCGCTGCTGCTGCAGCTGGTCACCAGCGACATCACCCTGCGGCGGCTGGCCCGCGCGGCCGTCGGCCTGGTCGCGGTCATCGCCGGTCTCGCCGTCAACGACATCGCCTGGGACGTCGGCGCCGTCGCCCTGTTGACAGTCGCGTTCGTCAGCGGCTGCGCGACGTTCGCGGCGATGTTCGTCTGGGCGGGCGCCCTGCAGTTCTTCCTCATCGACGGCGCGGAGATGACCAACGCGTTCGTCTACGGCGGCCGTTATGCCGCCACCCAGCCGGCGTCGGTGTGGTCGCGCCCCCTCAAGGTGGTGTTCGGGTTCGTCTTCCCGATGGCCTTCACCGGCTTCCTGCCGACGCTGCGGCTGCTCGATCTGCCGGCGCCCGCGTGGCTGCCAAGCTGGCTGGGGTGGTGCGGGCCCCTCGCCGCGCTCTGGGCGTGGGCCATGGCGCTGCTGTGCTGGCGCTGGGGCGTCCGGCACTACCGCGGTGGCGGCGGATGA
- a CDS encoding ABC transporter permease produces MRAMARVYWRLLVAGFRRQSTYRLAALGGLVANATFGLLKVAVLFATVRAAGGDVAGYDIGRMSTYIWLSQALLGSINLSGRTDIAERIKNGQVSVDFLRPLDVQAAEVTTELGRALFALVPRGIPMLVIGTFVGMALPASATAYPLGAVSLLLGIVISIATAYLVGVAGFWLVETRGLQICYMVVSGFLAGLFVPIRLFPRWLELAAQSTPFPSMMMYPIDILAGRVGPTGALTLLAAQAAWLAAIGGLGQMLTRAGRRHLEVQGG; encoded by the coding sequence ATGCGTGCGATGGCCCGGGTGTACTGGCGTCTGTTGGTGGCGGGGTTTCGTCGCCAGTCCACCTACCGTCTGGCGGCGTTGGGCGGGCTCGTCGCGAACGCGACGTTCGGGCTTCTCAAAGTGGCGGTCCTGTTCGCGACGGTGCGTGCGGCGGGCGGTGACGTCGCGGGGTACGACATCGGTCGGATGAGCACCTACATCTGGCTTTCCCAGGCGCTGCTCGGCTCGATCAACCTCTCCGGTCGGACGGACATCGCCGAACGGATCAAGAATGGCCAGGTCTCGGTCGACTTCCTGCGCCCGCTGGACGTGCAGGCCGCCGAGGTCACGACCGAGCTCGGGCGAGCACTGTTCGCGCTGGTCCCGCGCGGGATCCCGATGCTCGTGATCGGCACGTTCGTCGGGATGGCGCTGCCCGCCTCGGCCACGGCGTACCCGCTCGGCGCGGTAAGCCTGCTGCTCGGAATCGTGATCTCCATCGCGACCGCCTACCTTGTCGGAGTCGCAGGTTTCTGGCTGGTGGAGACCCGTGGCTTGCAGATCTGCTACATGGTGGTCTCGGGATTCCTGGCTGGGCTGTTCGTCCCTATCCGGCTGTTTCCGCGCTGGCTGGAGCTCGCCGCTCAGTCGACGCCGTTCCCGTCGATGATGATGTACCCGATCGACATCCTCGCGGGTCGGGTCGGCCCGACGGGCGCGCTGACCCTGCTCGCGGCGCAGGCCGCGTGGCTGGCCGCCATCGGCGGCCTCGGCCAGATGCTGACCCGCGCCGGCCGGCGCCATCTGGAGGTGCAGGGCGGATGA
- a CDS encoding helix-turn-helix domain-containing protein, whose product MSVPGGGGPTVRRILLGSQLRRLRESRGIGREEAGYHIRASESKMSRLELGRVSFKKRDVEDLLTLYGVTGETEREQVLALVRAANEQGWWQPYSDVLPSWFQPYIGLEESASLIRTYELQFVPGLLQTEGYARAVIAGGNRGMPREVIDGRVDVRMNRQKLLTRPDAPRLWAVIDEAALRRPIGGAKVARTQIEHLLELTDQPQLTLQVMPFDVGSHAADGGAFSILRFPDVDMTDVVYLERLSGAAYLDKREDVDRYTIAMNQLSLDSCTPERTIEVLRRIAAAL is encoded by the coding sequence GTGTCTGTTCCTGGGGGTGGCGGGCCGACCGTGCGTCGCATCCTGCTCGGTTCCCAGTTGCGGCGGCTCCGGGAGAGCAGGGGGATCGGCCGCGAGGAGGCGGGGTACCACATCCGTGCCTCCGAGTCGAAGATGAGCCGGCTGGAGCTGGGCCGCGTCAGTTTCAAGAAACGCGACGTCGAGGACCTGTTGACGCTCTACGGCGTGACCGGCGAGACCGAGCGCGAGCAGGTGCTGGCGCTGGTTCGCGCGGCCAACGAGCAGGGCTGGTGGCAGCCCTACTCCGACGTCCTTCCCAGCTGGTTCCAGCCCTATATCGGCCTGGAGGAGTCGGCCTCGCTCATCCGGACCTACGAGCTCCAGTTCGTTCCCGGCCTGCTCCAGACCGAGGGCTATGCGCGCGCGGTCATCGCCGGCGGCAACCGGGGGATGCCCCGGGAGGTCATCGACGGGCGCGTCGACGTCCGGATGAACCGGCAGAAGCTGCTGACCCGGCCGGACGCCCCGCGCCTGTGGGCCGTGATCGACGAGGCCGCGCTGCGTCGACCCATCGGCGGCGCGAAGGTCGCGCGGACGCAGATCGAGCATCTTCTCGAACTGACGGACCAGCCGCAGCTGACCCTGCAGGTGATGCCGTTCGACGTCGGCAGCCACGCCGCCGACGGCGGGGCGTTCAGCATCCTGCGCTTCCCCGACGTCGACATGACGGATGTCGTCTACCTCGAACGGCTGTCCGGCGCCGCCTACCTGGACAAGCGCGAGGACGTGGACCGGTACACGATCGCCATGAACCAGCTGAGCCTCGACAGCTGCACTCCGGAACGGACGATCGAGGTCCTCCGGAGGATCGCCGCCGCCCTGTAG
- a CDS encoding SAM-dependent methyltransferase, with amino-acid sequence MSTDERTAVEADPSYDPHIPHGARIWNYWVGGKDNFPADREVAEAAIAAYPGIVAIARESRNALARVVRFLVEEAGIRQFLDVGTGLPTENNTHEVAQRIAPECRIVYVDNDPLVLRQARALLTSTPEGTTTYLEADVREPETILEQAAATLDFEKPVGLILFGVLGAAVKDTDEAYGIVRRILASLVPGSYVAINDSVHGDADKAADAVAEGGYEYTVRDYQEIMRFFDGTELVEPGLVPNPQWRPDVPGAEPLPSHCGVGRKL; translated from the coding sequence ATGAGCACCGACGAGCGGACGGCCGTCGAGGCCGACCCGAGCTACGACCCGCACATTCCGCACGGCGCCAGGATCTGGAACTACTGGGTGGGCGGGAAGGACAACTTCCCGGCGGACCGGGAGGTCGCCGAGGCGGCCATCGCCGCGTACCCCGGAATCGTGGCGATCGCCCGCGAGTCCCGCAACGCGCTGGCCCGGGTCGTGCGCTTCCTCGTCGAGGAGGCGGGTATCCGCCAGTTCCTCGACGTCGGGACCGGGCTACCGACCGAGAACAACACGCATGAGGTCGCCCAGCGGATCGCCCCGGAATGCCGGATCGTCTATGTCGACAACGACCCGCTGGTACTGAGGCAGGCCCGCGCGTTGTTGACCAGCACACCCGAGGGTACGACGACCTATCTCGAGGCCGACGTGCGCGAACCCGAGACGATCCTTGAGCAGGCCGCCGCGACGCTCGACTTCGAGAAGCCGGTCGGCCTGATTCTGTTCGGCGTTCTCGGGGCGGCCGTCAAGGATACCGACGAGGCCTACGGCATTGTCCGTCGCATCCTCGCGAGCCTGGTCCCGGGAAGCTACGTCGCCATCAACGACAGCGTGCACGGCGACGCGGACAAGGCGGCCGACGCCGTCGCCGAGGGCGGATATGAATACACCGTCCGCGACTACCAGGAAATAATGCGTTTCTTCGACGGCACGGAGCTCGTCGAGCCGGGCCTGGTTCCGAACCCCCAGTGGCGACCGGACGTTCCGGGCGCCGAGCCGCTGCCGTCCCACTGCGGGGTGGGACGCAAGCTCTAG
- a CDS encoding nucleotide disphospho-sugar-binding domain-containing protein gives MRVLVATLPELSHALPTVPLCWALRAAGADVLVASGGDVVKVTEAGLPMADLLPGRGIADFLRAFDLSALAAPDGGPDADPPAQQGQAAQPRPAETPSARTGPAAPSPAPTPTPTPDPLAEAPSYAGFLPRVSELLPEADIAELFEMMHRFVALAEQWRPDVIVYGPMTVGALAAAAKLDVPAVEHGFGFLRTAGIDPLLRTLGSEVFDRHGVDLPASRYAIDVAPPSMLLEEPQGWPMRYIPYNGGARVPDWLSEPPSRPRVAVTLGNLIPELVRSGEHGVVGRIIDRADSVDAEFVLALGALDPGVLGKLPDNVRVIGYTPLTQLLPTCAAVVHHGGAGTCMGALDAGIPQLVIPHLFDHQHTADLVVKRGVGMALDLAVDPDLPASVLDALVGDEQLRGRAQEVRAEMRAMPTPVDVAARLFELVSA, from the coding sequence ATGCGAGTGCTGGTGGCGACACTTCCCGAGCTGAGCCATGCCCTTCCGACGGTGCCGCTGTGCTGGGCACTGCGGGCTGCCGGCGCCGACGTTCTGGTGGCGAGCGGCGGCGACGTGGTGAAGGTGACCGAAGCCGGCCTACCGATGGCCGATCTCCTGCCTGGCCGTGGCATCGCGGACTTCCTGAGGGCCTTCGACCTGTCCGCGCTCGCCGCTCCAGACGGCGGTCCGGACGCGGACCCGCCCGCTCAGCAGGGGCAGGCCGCCCAGCCGAGGCCCGCCGAGACGCCGTCGGCCCGGACCGGGCCCGCCGCGCCGTCGCCGGCACCCACGCCCACGCCCACGCCGGACCCGCTCGCCGAGGCTCCCTCGTACGCCGGCTTCCTGCCGCGCGTCAGCGAGCTGTTGCCCGAGGCGGACATCGCCGAGCTCTTCGAGATGATGCATCGCTTCGTCGCGCTCGCCGAGCAGTGGCGGCCCGATGTGATCGTCTACGGGCCGATGACCGTCGGTGCGCTGGCCGCGGCCGCGAAACTGGACGTCCCCGCCGTCGAGCATGGCTTCGGATTCCTGCGCACCGCGGGCATCGACCCGCTGCTGCGGACCCTCGGCAGCGAGGTGTTCGACCGGCACGGGGTGGACCTGCCCGCGAGCCGGTACGCGATCGACGTCGCGCCGCCCAGCATGCTTCTCGAGGAGCCACAGGGCTGGCCGATGCGTTACATCCCCTACAACGGCGGCGCCCGGGTGCCCGACTGGCTCAGCGAGCCGCCGTCGCGCCCCCGGGTGGCCGTGACGCTCGGCAACCTGATTCCGGAGCTGGTGCGGTCCGGCGAGCATGGCGTGGTCGGGCGGATCATCGATCGGGCGGACAGCGTCGACGCCGAGTTCGTGCTGGCACTGGGCGCGCTCGACCCGGGGGTTCTCGGCAAGCTCCCCGACAACGTGCGGGTCATCGGGTACACGCCGCTGACCCAGCTGCTGCCCACCTGCGCGGCGGTCGTCCACCACGGCGGTGCCGGCACCTGCATGGGCGCGCTCGACGCCGGCATACCGCAGCTGGTCATCCCGCACCTGTTCGACCACCAGCACACGGCCGACCTGGTGGTGAAGCGCGGCGTGGGCATGGCGCTCGACCTGGCGGTCGACCCCGACCTGCCGGCCAGCGTCCTCGACGCGCTCGTGGGTGACGAGCAGCTGCGCGGGCGTGCCCAGGAGGTCCGGGCGGAGATGCGCGCCATGCCGACGCCGGTCGACGTCGCGGCCCGGCTTTTCGAGCTCGTCTCCGCCTGA